GTGGTTCCCCTTCAAAGACCAAGATAATTGATACCATACCAAGAAATAAATTACCTAATGTAAAAATATTGGGTATTGCTTTAAAAAACATATTCTTCCTCCTCTCCTTCGCTTGTTCCGGTGAAATAGGCCCACCTTGATCAGATATGCCTATCGATAAAAACCTGTTCCTGTATTCTCTTTAAGCCTTCCTTAATCGCCCTTGCCCTTACTTCACCTATTCCATCTACTTCATCCAATTCCTCTATCGTTGCCATCATAATTTGCGGTAAATGATGAAAACGTTCAATTAAGTTTTCCAGAATAGCAGAAGGCAACCGGGGAATTTTGCTTAGGAGACGATACCCCCTGGGGGAAACGGGCTCCTCTTGTATGTTTATGCTCCCCGTATAACCTAATAACCGAACGATTGTATGATTTTCCAACAATTCATCTGAGGATAGTTTGTGAAGTTCAGTTAGCACATAATTTGATGAAGTGTTAGACGACTTACAGTAATCTTGGATTAGCAAACTGGCTTCTTCCTCTGTATTAGAGACCAGCTCCTCCAATTGCATACTGATTAGCCGGCCTTCCGTCCCCAATTCATTGATATACTTCTCTATTTCTGCCTTGATACGCAAAACCATTTCTATTCGCTGTATAACAAGGGCCACTTCCTGTAAAGTAACAAGTTCTTCAAATTCTAAAGCCCCGAGGTTGGTTAATGCCTGGTTTAATACTGATTTATATTTTTCCAAAGTTTGAATGGCCTGATTAGCTTTTGTTAAAATGACCCCCATATCTTTGAGAGCATAGCGGAAATTTCCTTTGTACAAGGTTATGACATTTCTCCTCTGAGATATGGAAACCACCAACTTTCCGGTTTGCTTGGCCAAACGCTCTGCTGTTCGATGTCTGATTCCTGTTTCTGATGAAGGAATAGAAGAGTCAGGGATAAGTTGAGTATTAGCAAATAATATTTTTTTTCCATCATCACTTAAAATAATGGCCCCATCCATTTTCGCCAATTCATATAAAGAAGCCGGTGAATATTCACAGTCTATACGAAATCCACCATCTACCAATTCCATGACTTCCGGGCCGTAACCAACCACAATCAAGCCGCCTGTTTTTGCCCTTAATACATTATCAAGCCCAGTCCGAAAAGGCGTTCCCGGAGCAACAAATTGTAAAATTTCTCTCATAAATTTATCATTTTTTATCTCTTCCACACGATTAACCCCCTATAGCCACATCCAAAGCATCTCCAACCGAATGAACACCTATTATATCGATATCAGAAGGAATTTCCCATCCCCATCTATTTTTTTCTGGGATAATGATTCGCTTAAAACCCAATTTTTTGGCTTCATTTACCCTTTGTTCTATTCTTGAGACACCTCTTACCTCACCGGTCAAACCAACCTCACCAATGATCACATCCTTAGGATGTGTTGGTTTATCTCGAAAACTAGAAGCAATGGCAACAGCAATGGAGAGGTCAATGGCAGGTTCATCTAACCGGACTCCCCCGGCAACGTTAACAAAGGCATCTTGATTTTGGAGTAAAATCCCTACCCTCTTTTCTAATACAGCCATTAAGAGGGAGACTTTATGGTGATCAACCCCAATTGCCATTCGCCTTGGTTGTCCAAATCCTGATGGAGAGATTAACGCTTGGATCTCAACCAATACAGGACGGGTTCCCTCCATACTGGCTACTACTGTTGATCCGGCCACTCCAATGGGTCTTTCTGATAAAAAAATTTCCGAAGGATTATGAACCTCCTGAAGACCAGATTCTTTCATCTCAAAAATCCCTATCTCGTTAGTTGATCCAAATCGATTTTTCACCGCTCTTAAAATTCGATACATATGGTGC
This portion of the Microaerobacter geothermalis genome encodes:
- the disA gene encoding DNA integrity scanning diadenylate cyclase DisA — protein: MREILQFVAPGTPFRTGLDNVLRAKTGGLIVVGYGPEVMELVDGGFRIDCEYSPASLYELAKMDGAIILSDDGKKILFANTQLIPDSSIPSSETGIRHRTAERLAKQTGKLVVSISQRRNVITLYKGNFRYALKDMGVILTKANQAIQTLEKYKSVLNQALTNLGALEFEELVTLQEVALVIQRIEMVLRIKAEIEKYINELGTEGRLISMQLEELVSNTEEEASLLIQDYCKSSNTSSNYVLTELHKLSSDELLENHTIVRLLGYTGSINIQEEPVSPRGYRLLSKIPRLPSAILENLIERFHHLPQIMMATIEELDEVDGIGEVRARAIKEGLKRIQEQVFIDRHI